The following are encoded in a window of Salifodinibacter halophilus genomic DNA:
- a CDS encoding ring-cleaving dioxygenase: REFDGVLFELATKDPGYASDEPLDDLGGRLVLPGKFEDRRTEIEATLPDVTIPTPEGKSEQPDAEADADD; encoded by the coding sequence CGCGAGTTCGACGGCGTCCTCTTTGAGCTCGCAACGAAGGACCCCGGCTACGCGAGCGACGAACCGCTCGACGACCTCGGCGGCCGCCTCGTCCTCCCCGGGAAATTCGAGGATCGCCGCACGGAGATCGAGGCGACCCTCCCCGACGTGACGATCCCCACGCCTGAGGGTAAGAGCGAACAACCCGACGCCGAGGCCGACGCGGACGACTGA